The genomic interval GCCCCCTTCTTTGAAAATGCCGAACGGCGTTGTCCTCGATCAGCACAGGGTCCAATCACTTGCAGATGATCCAAAGGAGTTTACCAAGATCCTCCCCCGGGCGGTGAGTACCGAAGGTCTCGACTGGTCGGCTGTCGTTCGAGCCCTGTTCGCCAAAGGCGGCGGTCCGAGCGTCAGGGAAGCAGCAAATCTCGTTCTTCAACAATCCTTGACGTCACCAAGCCTGGAAGTGCTCGTCCAAGAGGCGAAGGCGGCGGGCGAGGTGGAAATCGCTGACGCGGCGATAACACGTCTCATTGAGAGCGGCCGCCCTTACGGATGGGCGCGCTTCCACGATGGCGGCTCTCGTTACGCCGCTTCTCGCGCACTTCGAGTTGCTTATCCCACCGATGGACGAGGCCGTGCGCTCAAACTTTTTGTTGCCGACTATACGGGACATGGCCTGCGGGCCAGGGAGCAAGTTGGCTATTTGGACGAATTGCTCGGTGAATTTCTCGATGAACTGCCGCTAGGGGAGCTATGGCGGGAAATCGAAGAGCACGTGACGCAACTTGTAGACTGGAAATCAAGTAGCTATCGGTCTCCATCCCTCGATCTTCAGCGAGGAACGGACAGTTACGATATTGGCGTCCGTCTGCTGAGCCGCGACATCGATCAACCAGCTCTCGTTTTGGCGTGGCAAGCTAGGCTAGGCCTGCTGGACGTCTTCGATCTCGGCGACAAGTTTGGCGCCGCTGACGCCGCGGTGCGAAAGGCGATCGCCGGCGGTTATCAGGCACGGACTGCCGGGCTTTCGATTCTTGAATGTCTTGCTGTTAGTAACCCTGCCATTGCCACACGCTATGTGGAGGATCTGAATGACCTCGCTTGGCAAGGCTCCTCCGTCATCCGTTATGCCGCTCAAAACATTCTCGGGCAACTCGAACTTGAGATCCCGTCAGCGCCGCCGAAAATCCTGTTGCCCGCTTTTTACCGTCTTCATTTTCCGGAAACGCCAAAACCGGACATCAGCCTTTCCGGTGACGTTACCCCTCCCGGGGAACCACTGCCCGATACGGAAGATCCATTCGACCTTACACGGATGTATCATCACGTCCTGAAACGGCTGGCTTCTGACGCCGGACTATCCTTCGACAATCTCGTACGCCGGATGACACAGCACATGCGCATCGTTGCGCCACCAGAAGCCTGGTCTGCTAAAGTCGAGCGGGAGATTTCTCGACACAATGAAGGCATCGGGCTCAAGTTGACGTATCGGCGTCCTCGCAGCCTCGTTGCCCAACATGCTTTTGGGCTGCTGGTCTCTGAACTTTGCGATGCAGCGGTGGTGGAGTGGATCCCGCCGTACTTAAGGGAAATGCTGGTGTTAGCCGATCCCCCCGGAAATCTAGCCAACATTCTACCCAGGCCCGATTGGCTTAATATCCCCGAGGGTGAGGAACTCGGTAAATATCCTTCGGACGAATGGATGGCGGCCGTGGCCGACGCGCTGCCGACGGCATACAACACTCCGGCGGGCAACGTTGTTTTGGCTGAAGTAACAAGGATTGCTCGGCAGGATAACGAACGCTCGGAAGAAAGTCGGCTTAGTGTCATCGGTCACCGCACGCTGAAGTTCGACGACGATAGCGAACCCTCAGTTCACGATTTTTGGCACAAGGAAAGATATTTCGCTCGCGACTATCCCATGCTTTGGCACCTAGAGCCCGTTCCGGTCACTGCGATCGCAGGCGGCTCCATCATGTCTAACGTGCGTTTCCTTGCTCTGAACCCTTCGCTGGCCTTCCTACTTGGTTGGCGACCGGCGGTGACGGGATTGTTCAGATGGGAGAATGCAGACGGAGAGATGATGGTCGAGTCCATAAGATGGGCACAGGGCAATATCGACGCCCATGACTCTGGGTACCAACAGCGGGCGGCGGAGGGTTGGCTTGTGTTGGCAACTCCCGCTGGGTGGGAGGGCATACAGCAAGTGATCACGGACTGTGTGCGCCATCGACGGGCTGCAAGGATGACCGGCTATAAACGCTCAGGAGATCGCGAAATCGGGACAGCTGGAGACCGCATACAAATCTGATTTCCTAATGTTGAGATGTATTCTCCTCAAAAAAATTGTGCGAGCAGATCGACGCAGTTCGGGCTGCCGGTGTGGGAGAGGGAGGTAACTGATGCCGACGTCGGCACTCATTTAAAGGATGACAACGTCAGTGGGCGTAGAATCTGCGCGAAGGTGTCTGTTGTTGGACTTCATCCACCCAGTCGCCCGTCTCGTTATGCAGCCAGCTGGAACGCAGGAAGCCGAGCCAAGAGGGTTCGATCCTCTGTCAGAGGGAGAGATTGCGTCACGTCGCTGACCTGATCTCCTCACATTGAAGACGCCCGACCGCCACAGGGCGGGAACGTTTACCAACGCTGCCCGCCCTGTGGCGGTCGCCTCTTTCGAAACCGAGTGACGCTTTTACCGTCTGCATGGAAATGTTGAGGTAGGCGTTGTAAGGGTCAGGCCGGATCCGATGCACCGTGAAGCCCGCCGAGTAAGCTGCGGCAATCAGCATGCCATTGGAAACGTAATCGCCCAGATGGGTAAAGAGCCCGTAGTTTCGTGACAGATTTTCGGCGCGATGCTTGAGGCCGTAACTTGTCATTTTTCGGTTGAGCGATTTGATCTTTGCCTGCCGTGAAAGGTAAATCAGCGCCAGCTCAAATTGGTCAGCCTCCGAGTCGCCGTCGTAGGCCTCACGACGTCTCTCGGCAAAAAGAAAGGCAGCCGCGATGATTTGCGTAAGTCGACAAGTGATCGTGAAACTTTCGATAATCATTGTATTGCGCATATATATATTCGCAGCCCGGCGGAGTATTATGCGTAATACTATTATCGCAAGCTCCGACTTAATGGGGACGAATCCGTACAACGTACTTTCGGCTGTTTCCAACATCTACGCGACCAACAAACGGCATTTTTTGGGACTTACAGGCACGGTGACGGCAGGCGACTTGCCGGCTTGAGAAAATATCGCGTCGGTTAGACGGGGATGGCGATCGAGTTATGTTGAAATTGGTTGCAAGGTTAGGATTTCGAACCTGTGGTCTTGAGCGGAATCGAACCGCGGGCCCGCCGCTGTTGCCGTTGATACATTATGCGATCTGTTGAGCACGGAACGGGACCATACCCAAACGCTGCGTCAAAGGCGCTACGGCTGCTCTCGACCTCGCGACGGTCGTTGCCGTGCAGATAACTGAACGGTGGCAAGCGACACTGCTCCCTGACGCGCTGGAAGACTATGTCACGCAGGACAACCCGGTTCGCGTCAATGCCGCCGACTCGCGAATTGCCACGGGTACTCTGAGACAGACGGCGCAATAGAAGGAAAATTGCGTGCGCGAAGGCCTATCCGGCCGCGCCGCGCCAACGTGGCCGCGCCCACGCCACCACCAAACGTGTGCCATGTGGAGGACGCATTGCCGAGAGGGCCTGGGACGCCGACGCCGCAGACTACGCACTCGTCCCGCGGTCTCGCGCGACAGGGCGCCGAGAACCGGCAGCCGTCGGTGATGGTACGTCGTACTTCGACTGTCGAGTCATCTGTCTCTTGTCCTCGCTCCGCCAACTGCGACAGCCTGAAGCGGATCAGCTACTTGCGGGCGGTGCGCTCATTGACGCCCGAGGCCGGCTGCTTTGACAACATTCCGATCACCGTATAGTCGCCTCGTCGACGTGGCCGGAAATGGCTAGCCGTGAGAGCAGTTCGCCTCTTAGCTGACCACAAACCCGAAGTTGCTGCACCGGTTCCAGGAATCAGAACGTGAGTTTGAAGCCGGCCGATATTGTAAAGGCCTGGAGGTCCATGCCGGTTCTATTCTTGTAGATTCCTGTCGCGGTATCCTTCGACTTATCGATCGTCCAGTCGCCTTTCTTGCGAAAATACTTATCGAAATTGCCGGCCAGGAAGAGGTTGACGCGGTCAGTCACTTGATAATCGGCCTTGGCGCCGAACGAGACGAAAGGCTCAGTGCCGAATTCGCCTTTGCTATGCATTGTGCGAAGCCAGTGGTCGTCGATGTCACTTGCATCGATCACTAAGCCTCCGCGCAGCAGACCGGAGAGAGTCCAATCGCCGAGTCTTGTGATTGTCTCGGCGCCGAGGAAAACGCCGGGATAACGCTGTTCGTAGCTAATGACGCCTTTGCCGGGCTCGAAAGTTTTCTGGGTGTCTCGGAAGGCCCTACCGCTATAGATAATTGTGCCGCCATAAGCGGTCCACTTCACGTCGGTGTACTTGAAGCCGCCATGCAGGTTGATGGTTGTGGCATCATTGATCCCGAAGTCGCGACCGGCTGCAATGTCAAGATTGACGTAGCGATCAAGCGCGGTGTCGGGGCTTATGCTTCGCGACGCCCAATCCCCTTGACCGAAACCCGGCGAAAAGCCATACCAATCATAGTCCTCCATGTGGCTCTCGCCTGAGAAGCCGATCACGGAGTTGGCTGCGATGGTCCAGCTGTTACCAAACGCAGCCTTGAAGCCGGTCGTCAGAACTGGCGCATCGCTTTCCCAGATCAGTTTGCTGACACGATTGCCCGCAGAGTCGTAGACAAGCTCGTTGGCCCTAAGCTGAGTGTAGCCGACACCACCGACAAGTACGAAGCTGCTGTCGGGCGCAGCATAGATCGTTTCGTCGGCCGCCATGGCGGCTGTCGAAGTTGCGCAGAAAGCGCCGAAAACAAAAACTGGGCATAATGCCGTGAAGCGACGCATTACGCCGGCCATGCCTGCCGCAGCCTCCGCTGAACTTTTTGATTGGCTACGCGACGTCGCTGCAGCATTGCGTTGCGGACTGCCGGCCAGGTGGAACAATTCATCATATGGGTGCTGCATGGCATCGCACGGTAATGAGCTTGCAGAGTTCAACGCTTTCCGTCCGTGATCTTCTTGCCGATGAATCCTGATGTGAAGTGTCATTTGACCCCTTTCTTGAAGATCGACCAGATAGGCCGTTAGTGAGCGAGCTCTGCCCGCACCACAAAGACGGTACAGTCACGCCGGCACAGCTCGTCGGGGGTTACATCGGCTAACGCCGTCGTCGCGGCGACCACCGTATATGCTGGCGAGCCGTTCATCCGAACGGCAGCGCGTTTGCGGAATGGTATGCAAGCATCATGCCGAATGGAAAAATTGTTGCAGAACAATTGGATGGCTTTCACGGCGCCTTGTGCTATGTCTGACAATTGTCGAAGTTCTAACAACGCGTGTAAGCGGCAGAGCATGCACTTTGTCGTCTCCCGCCCCGTATGAAGCTGGAGCCGGCGCCGGCGCCGAGAACAGCTTTCAACAGCGCCGCACCGACGGCCGCTCCAAAATCGTGTAAGCCGCGATGACCAGACGCGTGCGCGACGGGTATCGCCGCGCCAATCGAAACCGCTGGATCAACGTCAAAAACGGCCGCGACCTATGCCACAACCGAACGTGAGCTAGGTAGATTGAATAGGACACCTGCCGAGAAGGCCCGGAGGACGCGGGCCAGGCACTCGTCTCACGGCCTCGAGCGACAGCACACGGAGAACCAGCAGCACCGCCAAGGGCTCGATCGTCCATTCGTTGAACGAAAAATGGAATGGTCCATGGCCGGTTTCGCCAACAACAGTCGTTGGACGGGCGTTTTGTAGGCGGCAGGGTACCCCCCATGCGGTCTTCACCAACAGACGCCGCGAACATGTCGGTCGTTCGAACTGACTTTCCGACGACCAAAAGCGGACATCGACGGTGACAGGCTTGAGAAATGTCAGGTGAGTCACAATGCCACCTTGGCATGGAGTAGAACTTCCGGCAGAAAGTAGGTTGGAGGATGACGATGCCGGTCAAGACGAATTTTAGGACGACAGACGCGGACATTCGCTCTGCGCTACACGCCAAGCGATTGCGCCGCGCCAAAGCTCATCCCGATACGCTTGTGATCGACGAACTTGGCCTCGCGCACGCCCGAAGCCGCATCGACGTAGCCGTAATCAATGGCTGCATCCACGGCTATGAGATCAAGAGCGCCAAGGACACCCTTGACCGCTTCGAGACCCAGATCGATACCTATCGTCAGACGCTTCAGAAGCTTACGATCGTTGCCGCGCCGAAGCACATCACAAGCATCATGGGTCATGCTCCCGAATGGTGTGGTGTGATCGCGGCCGAGCGGGGGCCACGAGGGGGCATCAGTTTCCACGTGTTGAGAAACGCCGCACAGAATCCAGAAATCGATCCAGTGATGATGGCGCACCTGCTTTGGCGCGATGAAGTTGTCGAACTCTTGGACCATGCCGGATACGCGCCGAAAGACCTCCGCCGGCCAAGAAAACAGCTTTACGAGATGCTGTGCGAAGCCATGACTCTTCGCGAGATCGCCGCTTCGATACGCACCTTCATGGCGCAGCGCCAAACTTGGCGAGATCGCTCAGCACATGCGTAATGTGGTGGTTGATGGTTACGAACTTCCACCAGGGCTGATTGCTTGGCCCTTTCGTTTTCGCTGCGCATTTGGCGATATAGTCATCGCCACTTGAGAATCCCGCCCCGCTGAACTTTCCCGACGTCACGATCGAGGCGCAGTGATCGTGCATCTGGCCTGGGTTGTCGCGGAAGGCCCCGCCCTTTCGCACTTCCCACGCGGTCGATGTCGTGTAAACGAGCTTGCCGGCCGACTTGATCTTGCGCATGTCCACCGGCGCAAACTCCGGATGGACGATCGTGTAGTCCCCGTAATTGGGTTGCCGCATACCGGCGGGCATCTTGGCGATCAACGCCTGATAGAAGAGCCAATCATGGCGCGGGAGCTGTTCGGCACCCTTGGCAACGTCCTTGAACGTTTCCGGAATAGCCGTGCTGATGGCGATAAAATTGCGAAAAGCGTGCAAGGCGCCAAGCCTTCGCATTGCTGCGATCAACGCCCCTGCGAACGCATCATAGGGCTCGAAATTTGGCGCACCGAGATCGATGACGAGGTCAACCTCGTCGAGTGATAGACCGAGCGACGCGGCCAAAGCCTCGATGCGCGTGCGCGCATCCAGCTTCATCAGATCCTCCAGCCGGACCGTGATGGCCGCCCCAAGGCCGTCGGCGGCAACGATCGCCGCGACAGAACCTATCATCGGAGGGGAGGAACCGAGCGGAAGCGCAGGGATCGAACTTGCCTGGAATGCGCGCAGAGCTTCAAAGACGTACGTGAAGATGTCGCGGCCATCCCCCATAGGCTTATCCGCGATACTGGGATGCACCCCGACCCAAGCCGGCCGCTGCCCCCACTTAGCATTGAAGCGGGCGGAAAAGGGATGGACATGCTCCTGGACCGACTTCTTCGGCTGCCACAGCTCGAAATCGAATTCGACTTCGGGAATGGTGACATAGGGCACGATACGTTCCTTGACTGCTGCGGCAAGGCGGGCAAGCGCCTGATATTCGCCCTGCCGCCACCGCAGCGCCGGAACATACATATCCTTAGTCAAGATCATTATTCGCCTCTTCAAGCTGAGAGCGTACCTGTTCCCGGCCAACAAGATCATTCAGGATGGCATAGTTGCCGCGCTCCTTCCTGATGCGCCCCGCGATGATGCTCGGATCGATGCCAATCGCCTCCGCATCGATTTTCACCGCCTCTTCCGACAAGGCGAAGCGCGATAGGCACTGGTCCCACAAGTCCTCCGGTATCAACGCATTGAGCGCGAATTTGTCGGCCTCCGCCTCAATCGCATCGCCATCATTGCCGCCTTCCTCGTCGAAGAAGTCAAAACGCAGACCGTCGAAGAGATGCAGGAAGACGTGACCGAGCTCGTGCATCAGCACGAACCAGAAATTATCCAGCCGGTCATACCGCAATGTGAGGCCAACGACCGGCGTTTCGCCGTCGGCGAGCATCGCAGCCCCGTCCAGATATGACCCCGGAAGGTGACGTTCGACGATCAACACGATGCCTTTTTCAGCCAGCAGATCACGGGCACGCTTCGGCCCGTCCTGCCGTTTCGTCAGACGCACTAACTCTGGCAGCCACCGGTCATCGAGTTCGAAGGTTCCGATTTCTTCTACTTCAATCTTGCTACGCGCCCGCTCCAGAATACGCGCCTGCCACGCGAGCAGGGCATATTCGTTCGGCACGTTCCCGCTGCGCATCTTCTTGCGGTGAAACGCCGTCGCGAATTGCGGTCCGGCCGCGTGCAGGAAATATTCCTTCACGCGCTCGATCGGACTTGCCCCGCGCGGCACATCGAACCACTTGCGCTTGATCATCTCTTTGTAGGGAAGCTGACCCCAGACGATATCGTCGGCATCACCCCACGCGAACACCGAACCGCCGGCCTGCTTCGGCCCCTCGAAGCTCCCCGACGCCTTCACGCCGAGCGCCTTCGAAATCTCGATCAGCCGACCAAGACTCGCTCCCATATAGTCGGTCGCCTCGTATCGCTGCACCTGTTGGGGCTTCATACCGAGTTTTTCGGCGAGGTCCGTCTGGCTCATGCCGGACGCAATCCGCGCCTGCACCAGCACGCGCGGCAAATCTTCAAGCGCATAGGTTTTCGAGAACGAGACCTGGCCTGATTTGAGAAGATCGTATTCGGCGAGCTCAGCCTCTACATCGGCGATCTGGCTCTTGAGTGCATCGATCTCCGCCTTCTTGAGCCATGCCTGATCCGTCGCGCGCACCTTCGCAGCGGCGAGCGCGTCCTGCAACTTCGCAAGTTGCGCATTCGATACGCCGTATTGTTTGTCGCTGTAGATCATGGCTGCACCTTCCTCGAAAGAAGCGGATCGGCCGAAAGCGGAATGGAGATGATCCCTTTCTCTTTTCCAGTGAAACGATCCAGTCGGAAAAAATCTACAAATGCCTGCCCAACATCGGCGCACATCATCGAGGACGGAAAGAACTCGCCCTTGAATGCCGCTTTCTGCGCTGACCGACCGTTGGCAAATTCCAGGAACACTGGATCAAGTTTGGCCGGATCAACACCCGTAGGGTCCCAGCATGCATCGAAGTCGCCGGGCCTCGGCTTGCCCGTCACATAACTGCCGTCTAGGTAGATCATCGGACATCCAGCCAATCGCAGCTTGCCAGAGGCGATAATGAGTCCCTCGAAAAGCTCACGCCGCCAGGCGTCCGTTGCAAAAGCAGCCGCCACATCTTCCAAACTCGCCGCGTGCTTCCCAGGGGGCAGAACGGTCCACGGAGAACCGGGCAATGGGACGAGAGCGGGAATCATGCTTACAACAATAATGTTGTAAGCATGAAATGGCAAGCCTAGGAGAACTTGGGCATCCCGTCGCCGCCAGATTCAGTTTTCTCGCTGCTGCCGGTGATAGCCTTCTTGGCCCGTCCGCCGTCTGGTTTGGTATACG from Sinorhizobium terangae carries:
- a CDS encoding beta family protein produces the protein MILTKDMYVPALRWRQGEYQALARLAAAVKERIVPYVTIPEVEFDFELWQPKKSVQEHVHPFSARFNAKWGQRPAWVGVHPSIADKPMGDGRDIFTYVFEALRAFQASSIPALPLGSSPPMIGSVAAIVAADGLGAAITVRLEDLMKLDARTRIEALAASLGLSLDEVDLVIDLGAPNFEPYDAFAGALIAAMRRLGALHAFRNFIAISTAIPETFKDVAKGAEQLPRHDWLFYQALIAKMPAGMRQPNYGDYTIVHPEFAPVDMRKIKSAGKLVYTTSTAWEVRKGGAFRDNPGQMHDHCASIVTSGKFSGAGFSSGDDYIAKCAAKTKGPSNQPWWKFVTINHHITHVLSDLAKFGAAP
- a CDS encoding sce7726 family protein; this translates as MPVKTNFRTTDADIRSALHAKRLRRAKAHPDTLVIDELGLAHARSRIDVAVINGCIHGYEIKSAKDTLDRFETQIDTYRQTLQKLTIVAAPKHITSIMGHAPEWCGVIAAERGPRGGISFHVLRNAAQNPEIDPVMMAHLLWRDEVVELLDHAGYAPKDLRRPRKQLYEMLCEAMTLREIAASIRTFMAQRQTWRDRSAHA
- a CDS encoding omptin family outer membrane protease is translated as MTLHIRIHRQEDHGRKALNSASSLPCDAMQHPYDELFHLAGSPQRNAAATSRSQSKSSAEAAAGMAGVMRRFTALCPVFVFGAFCATSTAAMAADETIYAAPDSSFVLVGGVGYTQLRANELVYDSAGNRVSKLIWESDAPVLTTGFKAAFGNSWTIAANSVIGFSGESHMEDYDWYGFSPGFGQGDWASRSISPDTALDRYVNLDIAAGRDFGINDATTINLHGGFKYTDVKWTAYGGTIIYSGRAFRDTQKTFEPGKGVISYEQRYPGVFLGAETITRLGDWTLSGLLRGGLVIDASDIDDHWLRTMHSKGEFGTEPFVSFGAKADYQVTDRVNLFLAGNFDKYFRKKGDWTIDKSKDTATGIYKNRTGMDLQAFTISAGFKLTF
- a CDS encoding XRE family transcriptional regulator, producing the protein MIYSDKQYGVSNAQLAKLQDALAAAKVRATDQAWLKKAEIDALKSQIADVEAELAEYDLLKSGQVSFSKTYALEDLPRVLVQARIASGMSQTDLAEKLGMKPQQVQRYEATDYMGASLGRLIEISKALGVKASGSFEGPKQAGGSVFAWGDADDIVWGQLPYKEMIKRKWFDVPRGASPIERVKEYFLHAAGPQFATAFHRKKMRSGNVPNEYALLAWQARILERARSKIEVEEIGTFELDDRWLPELVRLTKRQDGPKRARDLLAEKGIVLIVERHLPGSYLDGAAMLADGETPVVGLTLRYDRLDNFWFVLMHELGHVFLHLFDGLRFDFFDEEGGNDGDAIEAEADKFALNALIPEDLWDQCLSRFALSEEAVKIDAEAIGIDPSIIAGRIRKERGNYAILNDLVGREQVRSQLEEANNDLD
- a CDS encoding DUF6932 family protein — encoded protein: MAAAFATDAWRRELFEGLIIASGKLRLAGCPMIYLDGSYVTGKPRPGDFDACWDPTGVDPAKLDPVFLEFANGRSAQKAAFKGEFFPSSMMCADVGQAFVDFFRLDRFTGKEKGIISIPLSADPLLSRKVQP